From the Stigmatopora argus isolate UIUO_Sarg chromosome 12, RoL_Sarg_1.0, whole genome shotgun sequence genome, the window aagtAACCTGATGCAAAGTGCATTTATCGCTTCATTCGCACGGTCCTGTGGGGGTCTTCATGTATCCGAaaaagagaggggtgggggcaaAGAAATTGGAGGTAGCCAGAAGCCTAGtggaatgacaaaaataaaaaggggggaaaaaaagatcaaagGAATCAATTGAATCTTCTCGTCGCAgaggaaccccccccccaaaaaagccaaagaaaaagaggaggagaagaattTGACACACTTCAGTAGTACTTGATGGTCCTCGGGAGGAGGCGGGAGGTCTCATCACAAGAGTTCGTACTGCCGCAGGTGCATTCTCTGGATGATGTCCCGGCAGTCGTTGAAAACCCGCCGGATGTTCTCCGTGTCCACGGCGCAGGTGAAGTGCGGGTAGCAGTAGTGGCGACCGTCGCCGCTCGCCGTGCTGATCCGCTGGGGATGGGGAAACAGACGTGATGGTCACTCGAAAGGGTCAAATTTAGGGTCACGGAGTTTGATGTTTGAGGAGGGAAGGGGTGGCAGATTACCTCAACATTTCAGTAATTGAGAGAAACTTAAGACTGAGTTTGAAAAAAGGAACATTGTTGCGTGTGTGCGCAACATGACCACAGGAGGGCAGCACTTCGCAGAGAAGTGAAAGAAGAACGCTTTTATGATGTCTTTTTTGCCAGTTGCTAGTCTATATAACTTGTTTTTGGCCGGGTACAAAGTGCATGTTTTGTTATATTTAAGAAATGTGGTGATGTTTGTGTGTCTTAATTATGCTTTTGAGAGATAAATAAGGCAAATTGATGCTAATTTGAGTTAGCGCTTGAAATATTCTATTGTAAATTCGCATTAAGCTAGCAGGAGCGTTAGCATATTATAATCCTTTTCCTTGTTATGTTTTACGGTGCTGTTGAACTCAACTGGAGTGAAAATACACTAGCCTCCATAGCTAAATGTGCACGACAGGTCATTAACGGGTTAATGAGACAAATATGTACATTTCATAATAGCCGACGACCATCTTTAAGAGGAAATGCATCTCTCATGGGCCAATTTTGTGCACCGATCCGAGATTGTTTCATTCATAACTCATTTTCCAGgtcaaataaatacacatttttcactACCAAGTTACTAAATCTAAACATGTCTACTTACAAGAAACTCGTCTCGGATGAAGAACTTTGCTCTCGTCACTCTCGGGTCCTCGCCGGGTTCGGGAGTTGCTGGAGCGAAAACAGACTGTTAGTCAACGTGCGGAAGAAACGCTGGCCGCCACGGTCGCGATCGACTCGACGCCACCTTCATTTGGTATGGTGTAGCGGGCGTATTCGGGGAAGTAGTCTTCGATTTTGGATTTTCCCGCTAACACTTTCTCGGCGAGCATGTCTTGCTTGTTGAGGAAAAGGATGACGGAGATGGTGCGTAACCACCTGTTTCAAAGTCAGCCGACGGCGTGAGCAAGGGAACGGCAAAAAGGACGGCGAGGGGATAGTAACTCGCACTCGCCTGTTATTCCAAATACTGCGGAAGAGGTCAAGGGCTTCCCGTAGCCGATTGGTGTTGTTGTCTTCCCTTATTACCATGTTGTAGCTGCTGCTCGCCACCACGAAGATGATGGCCGTGACGTCTGTGGAGGGGGACAACCGTGACGTGAGTCGGGGAATGGGAAAGCCGGCCGGCTGGGCGCTAGCTGTGCAACTCACCGTTAAAGCACTGGATCCATTTTCTCCTCTCGTCCCGCTGACCTCCGACATCGAACATGCTGCGAGAAGAAAAGAGTTGTGAGGagctcaaaaacatttttttcagttttttgttatATCTCCATTTACAAATGATTATAGAATTATGTTaatttttgaattgaatgcatataatgaaaaaaagcttcaccaccaagtgcacaaataacaacagacaaataaataatcaataaataataataaacagtcaatacgtaataaataaataagtagtcaacataataaataaataaataagtagtcaacatgataaGTAAAtaactaagtagtcaacatgataaataaataagtagtagtcaacaatataaataaataagtagtagtcaacaatataaataaataagtagtagtcaacaatataaataagtagtagtcaacaatataaataagtagtagtcaacaatataaatacgtagtagtcaacaatataaatacgtagtagtcaacaatataaatacgtagtagtcaacaatataaatacgtagtagtcaacaatataaataagtagtagtcaacaatataaataagtagtagtcaacaatataaataagtagtagtcaacaatataaataagtagtagtcaacaatataagtaagtagtagtcaacaatataaataagtagtagtcaacaatataaataagtagtagtcaagataatacattagtagtcaagataatatataagtagtagtcaagataatatataagtagtagtcaagataatatataagtagtagtcaagataataaataagtagtcaacataaataagtggtcacataaataagtaggtagtTACATAAATAGGTAGGTCACACATAAGTAGGTAACAGGACATCAATAAATAGGTGGGTATTTAATACTATAATGAGTAGTTATCACGAGCGGTTGACTTGTTTTGTGTGGCCGGACTTACTGAAAGTTAACTTTATCTACTTGGAACCTCGTCTCGAAAATCCCTGAAGTTAACACTCGGCAGCGTAGCAGGtcctgaaaaataaaagatggcgtcacggcaaaaaaaacaaggtgaAACGGCGAGTTAGCGCGTGCGGCGAAACCTACTTGGTCTGTCGGCGTGTAGTCGCTCTGTCTTACTGAGTCAATTCTGTCCAGGAAACTGCGtagacaaaataaaaggaaaacatttttcaatgatACAAGCagatagcttttttaaataaataaaaatcagtgaGCTATAGTTGCTTTATCAAGATAAGACCTTTTGATCGGTTCAACAAGGCGAGGCCTCTGAAGCCATTGTTTCCCATAATGCATTTGGGAATCAAATTGGCATGTTTGACAGGCGGGGAGGGGGTGCAGGAGTGCCTATTGTCCACACGGGGGCAGCGCTGCTCACTTTGTGCTATTTTTGgtccccccctcccctctccaGATGGAGTGATTACATAAGGCAAGACTGTGTTCAGATGATAGCATAGGACGCTAACGTCAAGAGCCTAGCTTAGGACACAAGAGGCCAAACCCAGGCCTGGCTTGGTGTCCAACATACAAGCATgactcccccaaaaaatgcaatcaCCCCGATGAGCATTTGCTTTCATTTGAATGTTAGGAAAATAACAAACAAGCGACACATCAAGAGCAATGCTAACGCAGGACACTTGAAATGTTAGCTTCTCTTTTTCAAAAACATcaaattgtgtttgttttaaaacCCTTTGAAGGGCAAAAGACTATGacaagtaacaaaaaaaactctttagaggggaagtgactatttttgatcatttaaactAGTTAGATTAGTGTTTTGGTACTGGTCTTTCCCAGACAGAAACCAGTATGAGCTGGATTCCTTAGCATTCACTGCCATCGACAACAcgagatgcccaatccattttgactgtaagGGCTGGAGGCGATCAAATGATTGGACGTTTCGCGCCATTGTCATTACAGCTAATTTCACTGCCAGCCTTCAATGAGTCCCCTATGAAAGGTTAatagactttttaaaaacagctTTTAAGTTAGCagccacttaaaaaaaacatgaaagaaaGCAACTTGTCagtttcctgttttattttggttatttcccttaaaaaaaaacaatatactgtatatattcaCCCCGAAgatattacacagaagggattgtgtgttgtgttaccgcaagtttagagttctgatttCACTTTAGTTTTAAAATGCGAACAGCCCTTAAGCTTGTcatattccaaaatatttttttgttgtaattgtAGCAAGACAGTTgactatgtgcatttttttccgcCTTTTCTTGAGCGTGAGACAGCAAAATGGAGACAGAGATATTTGACATGGGGGACGCCTCGGGCCCCATGCAGTCGGGGTCTCACATTGAagcaaaaaccaaaaaaaaggatCAGGGTGAAACGGAGCACTTTGTACTTGACCAAATACTGTAAGTGAGCGCCACTAAAAACAATTAGGACTGTAACACTCCATGTGTTCATTTGGTAATTGGCTTGACTTTTTGCAAATAGAGCGGCGTCTTTAATTAGCAGCGCGCGTGGAGGTCCGATCAATAGTTTCCATATTTTGAGCGGCATGGGCCGGAAGCAAAATGGACTCTTTCACTTTAGCCTCTCCCCCGTTGTCGGGCGGGCGAACAACTCGCCGGGAGCGCCGTCACATGGACGGAcggcgagagagaaagagagaccgCCTTGTCATGAACAATGTCTTTTTAACTAACACGagatgaagtttttttttcatatcggCGTGACTACAACAATTTGTAATGTGGGGAAAATGCTGGCCACCGGAGATGATTGCGAggaagtttttttaaaactcattttGCTACTATagacggtgctagatgtccaatccattttgactgggaaatgCTAGCAGTCAATGATCGCAACTAATGCCTTTGACGGTGCTATATGTCCAATTTTGAGGTCTCGTGCCGGAATAAAGTTTCATCTAATCGAATACATTGATCAAAAATCATTTCTATGcagttttgtttaataaaaaataaatacaatcgaTCAAATGCAATTAAATTGTGGTAGCATATCATTTCAGCAAAGCGGTCCAAATGATATCACACTGCCATGCTAATACAGATGCTAACGCAGATAGCGCACTAGGCTGCTGtccatattttttaatgctATTCGCTTATTTTACGATCATAGTCGTAGTGAAAATAGGATTAAAACAATCAGTATGAGCAATATTATCGTATCTTCACGACTATaagacacacttaaaagtcttaaattttctctgaaaatagacagggcgccttataatccagtgtgctttatatatggggaaaaaaattaaaatgtgtcattcattgagggcgcgccttatagtcgtgaaaatacggtactctcaGGGGAGTCAACAGGTCCATTCATCGATGACCTCATTTAATACACCACGAGGTCCAAACATTACAACGAGCACAATAATAAACATCTGGCCAACCTACATAGAAGCGATACGCTACGCACCGTGATAAACTGGTGTAAGCAATCGAGACGGCAACCATATTGTCCGGCGGGCCGGCCCACGGAAAGATCTCCGACGAACAGAAACATTTCCGTACGGACGAGATGGATCGCCAAACGAAACCGATCCATCAGCAACTCGGTGGACGCGGTCTAAAAATAGCAGCGGCGGAACGGAGGCACTCCAAAAAGTCAAACCAAATCGGGTGTAAACAAAAAGCGGCTGTTCAATGTCAAGGCCGCCACGTTCCGGCCTTCCTCGTTGCCAAGCCCGAAGGCATCACATGCTAGTGAGCTTTGCGCTGGTCAATATCCTGCTTAAAATAGAGGAAAACGCTCTTGTGGAGAATAAAAACTCAAAAATCAATGACGCCGAGGCCGTGcccgaaaaaaaaaagcggGCAAAAATAGAGCCGCCCAGACAATTAAGTAGTGGTTTTAAAATGGCCACCAGAATATTTAGACTCTGGAATATAAATTGATTTGCATTACAGTTAATAATGATGAGTCCTTTTTTTATTCTAATGAATCCATACATTTCTGGAGGACCACAAGTTGCTCTGATTattaacatatatacatattataacatattaacattttataatCAATTTCTTGAAAAACCTGGTGGCCCGCCAGGCTCATAAAGCACTGCATAATACCAcaacatgaaaaatgaattgaacagcTGTGCAGACTATTTTTAGGATAACTTAAATTCGACGAATGTCAGAAATTAGTCTAATAAGTTCAAAACCAGTCTACAAAACACATTGCCCCATGAAaactgacttaaaaaaaacttttaagacCACTCAAATGTGATTTTTCGCGTCCAATATCATAGTTAACgtagcaaaaaaacaacaaccgttCCCCCAACCGCCAATTTCATTCCCATTTCCACCCGAGGCTTCTCAACAACGTCTGCTATTGCACCCAGCGTCCTGCGAGAGGCACAGTTACTCCCACTACGACAAGTCGGCGGCAATAGCAACACGCTGACCCTGCCTGCTTTTAGCAGCTGGGTTCCTATGGCAACCCCGGTCGGTCCGTACCACTCGTCGCCCCCTATCTCCACAGGCCGCTCCGGAGGCATCCTGCCGGTGCCGCTTGGGAACCCGACGGGACCGTTCTATGAAATCCGGCGACCATTTAAAAGCCTCGTTGCGTTTGTTTACTCCGTCAACAAAATTCTACGGTCAAAGTGACCCGCTGCTGGGCCAGTGACTTGAACTCATTAGCGGCCAGTGATGGCGAGGGATGGCGCTATCAAATcacagtcaatggcaatgaaatatGAACACGCACGTAACATTGCGGGGGGTTCACATCAAAATGTACTCAACACATAATTGAACGCTATCAGTAAACGTGAGCTAATTGTTCACGTGACTTTGAGTTGGCTTGCAACAAAGTGGAAACGTGCTAAGCGGGGTTGCCATGTTGTTTTGCACTTGTGGCacacccctaaaaaaaaaatgcaatttttcttaGCGGAATAGATAAACCGACTTAAATATACCCTGACTGCGTAGGTCCAGAAAAATACacttataaaaagaaaaaaatattttagaattttgttTCCAAGAAAACCAAGGGGGAAAGAAATGCTAAATGAGTTagcatccaatctatttgagcTAGGAGatctggcagcaaatgaagaaATGTTTATTCATTGGCAGCCATTTAGAAGAAAATATTGTTGTGACTTACGTAGAAAATTTGAATAAAACTTTACGCTTCTTAAATTCTGTCAATGTTTTTAACTTATAATTGATAAAGATGTTGACTGTCATGGCACCGTTAACATGGGTccatatgattaaaaaaaacatgatacaaATTAGGGGATTAAGGCTTTAATGCTTCCAATTGTCCAAATATTGATCATCTCTTTCATTACGAGGGCGTGCCAATGATTTGAAGTAGCTTCCCATTAATCCCAGCAGATCAGGTAGACGAGACTAGGAGGTGATTTGATGTGAGAGTGATTAAGGGGATAATGCTAATGGAATTATGCAAGCGACACCGCCACAATTTAACTGGAAGGGTGGCAGCTTGCAGTGGATTTCTGACACACCAGAGCAATCATACAATCATCATGTGACCCCAATCTGGGACGCACGCGCAAGTCATTCCGACCCGTTGGTTGAATTTCCCATAATTGTAGTCTGAAGAAATCATGGATCTGGAATAGATTACGGTATTTTTCAAAGTATAAATTGTACTGACCCCTTAAAAATGTACAATGGGGGGGATTTGATTTTATCAGAGACCAAAAAACCCACAAACATGCAAAACCAAATACATAATATATACTTATATTACGTAAAATTAAGAACAACATATAAATATAGCCAAAACAACACAACCCACAAAACAAGTTGACCCAACTCTCACAGGCACTCCACAAATCACTGCCAAACGCgtcttcattattatttatgaaaaaatctGGAAGTTGGGGCCAAAATCAAAAGTcacagccccccaaaaaatgtgttttatagtcAGAAAATATGATAATCCCTCTACAATCAACTGTATTGCTTATCAAGCACCCATAGTGGCCTGGTTTCACAATTATGAGTATTATTCACTATTCATACCTAATATTCTGTTTGTGTTTAAGGCAAAAAAGGGGGGACAATCCAACATGGCAAATGTTAATGTATAATAAGCGTTCCCATAGGCTAGCAAAGACTGAAAGTCCCAGCCACTGAGTTGGAGCCGTCGATGCAAAGAAACCCCAGAGACCGAAAAGATATAAAAGCTTTCCATAAATAGCCGACTCTGACCTCCTTGGACCACATTCCACAAGAGGTCAAAGTTGAGTTGACAAAGGGAGGCGGGAGCGGGAAAGAGGATCGGCAGGGTGTGGCCGGCCGGCTGAGCGTTGCTAACAGCTAAATGCTAGCGCACAAGCTACTCCGGTTATAGACGTTTATCTTCTCTTTGCTGTTTATTATGAAGCCTCACATAGAGAAAGAACTATTTTTAGGTCCCTCAAAACGCATGAAAACAATCTTAGtataagaaaaatgaaatattttaggACTAAATGCAACACAATTGAGTGAA encodes:
- the LOC144086003 gene encoding guanine nucleotide-binding protein G(olf) subunit alpha isoform X2 is translated as MGCLGNSKTEDQRIDEKAQREANKKIEKQLQKERQTYKATHRLLLLGAGESGKSTIVKQMRILHVNGFNAEEKKQKIQDIRKNVKDAIVTIVSAMSTLIPPVPLANPEDQFRIEYIKSIAPLSDFDYSQEFFDHAKKLWDDEGVKACFERSNEYQLIDCAQYFLDRIDSVRQSDYTPTDQDLLRCRVLTSGIFETRFQVDKVNFHMFDVGGQRDERRKWIQCFNDVTAIIFVVASSSYNMVIREDNNTNRLREALDLFRSIWNNRWLRTISVILFLNKQDMLAEKVLAGKSKIEDYFPEYARYTIPNEATPEPGEDPRVTRAKFFIRDEFLRISTASGDGRHYCYPHFTCAVDTENIRRVFNDCRDIIQRMHLRQYELL